The following are encoded together in the Malaya genurostris strain Urasoe2022 chromosome 3, Malgen_1.1, whole genome shotgun sequence genome:
- the LOC131438074 gene encoding uncharacterized protein LOC131438074, giving the protein MEDDLNKLSSNIIINLDRINRILSPVRLESNLLSNSNLPDRLLTLIQQEWTPCTDVRTVDPSNRLTVEDVDTLFSRIRQRSVVGTGPRLNRNPSQKKLVPLQQSRILNETNLVNSQSGSLTDLYDSSKLAVKSVDVEVLVKSLKKSAETLQQIENHSLDQINFDRVERFNKRECDKIRDTIQDIESMVQDLEKFVICEQEVDSGRKELLTERLVSLLRDLSETMSQVIFIKNNEYIPDMNKSFGLDSFPLAECLDDVNENIRQKKLY; this is encoded by the exons ATGGAAGACGACCTGAACAAACTGTCCAGTAATATAATTATTAATTTAGATAGAATCAATCGAATACTCAgccctgttcgtttggaatcgaACCTTTTATCAAACTCCAACTTACCGGATCGTCTTCTCACACTGATCCAGCAAGAATGGACTCCATGTACAGATGTGCGGACTGTAGATCCGTCAAATCGTCTTACGGTGGAAGATGTCGATACGCTGTTTAGTAGAATTCGTCAACGTTCTGTCGTGGGAACAGGACCTCGACTCAACAGAAATCCATCACAAAAGAAACTCGTCCCATTACAGCAATCTcgcattttgaatgaaactaATTTGGTTAATAGCCAGTCCGGGTCGCTAACGGATCTGTACGATAGCAGTAAACTAGCTGTGAAAAGCGTTGACGTGGAGGTGTTGGTCAAATCACTGAAAAAATCTGCAGAAACCCTGCAACAGATCGAAAATCATTCCCTAGATCAGATAAATTTTGATCGGGTTGAGCGTTTTAATAAGCGAGAGTGTGATAAGATAAGAGATACTATCCAAGACATTGAATCAATGGTGCAGGATTTGGAAAAGTTTGTAATCTGCGAACAGGAAGTCGATAGTGGACGAAAAGAATTGTTGACTGAAAGATTGGTTAGTCTACTGAGAGATTTGTCGgag ACTATGTCTCAAGTAATTTTTATAAAGAACAACGAGTACATTCCAGacatgaataaatcttttggacTGGACTCTTTTCCATTAGCAGAATGTCTTGATGATGTCAACGAAAATATCCGccagaaaaaattatattag
- the LOC131438073 gene encoding uncharacterized protein LOC131438073: MNKINLDNTLVNNDRTLVPIESEHSLRQGECFDSYEQFVDRLERHSANDLVYYWRRDSRTIGGAALKTARPIATALRYYSVRYSCIFGGQRFTTKSTGIKKVRSSLRSDCPAYIALRASKCGQQLVVKATSNVHNHEITREVTKNLSHNKKLSAEMKQKVLVLLFHNVDKKLIREYVRVKEGKELTIKDLFNLAATMRKKASFEQSFDVGMNLELSAELKEYVNKNSSNYLKSLTMEQSTKQEEINCSLQSDEAVENIEMLEERLLDYSDDDTNVNVNHMKDDGFMSISNQYNTIHKYDMETLEDTSDEPVKPEKTIKRKRTRWKSAACFSCGSNIQLVRAQLDILRARKNKLQEETQLLRLKKQKLQLELRAIKRKVQDLKK; encoded by the exons atgaataaaataaaccttGATAATACTTTGGTCAACAACGACCGAACTCTAGTACCCATCGAAAGTGAACATAGTTTACGGCAGGGCGAATGTTTTGACTCGTACGAACAGTTCGTCGACCGTCTAGAACGGCACAGCGCGAACGATCTGGTTTACTACTGGCGACGGGACTCCCGCACTATTGGGGGAGCTGCCCTCAAAACGGCGCGGCCAATTGCAACAGCTCTACGGTATTATTCTGTTCGCTACTCGTGTATTTTTGGGGGACAACGTTTTACGACCAAATCAACCGGAATTAAAAAAGT ACGATCATCGCTTCGAAGCGACTGCCCTGCATACATTGCCCTACGTGCGTCTAAGTGTGGACAACAATTGGTTGTGAAGGCCACATCCAACGTGCACAATCACGAAATCACCAGAGAAGTAACAAAGAATCTTTCCCACAACAAAAAACTTTCGGCAGAAATGAAGCAGAAAGTGTTGGTACTTCTTTTTCATAATGTAGATAAAAAATTGATCCGGGAATATGTACGTGTGAAAGAAGGAAAAGAGCTTACTATAAAAGACCTTTTCAACCTAGCAGCTACGATGCGGAAAAAGGCATCGTTTGAACAGTCATTTGATGTTGGAATGAATTTAGAACTGTCCGCCGAGTTAAAGGAATATGTAAACAAGAATAGTTCTAACTACTTGAAGAGTTTAACAATGGAGCAAAGCACTAAACAAGAAGAAATAAACTGTTCCCTACAATCTGATGAGGCAGTTGAAAATATAGAGATGTTAGAGGAGCGATTGCTGGATTACTCGGACGATGATACTAATGTCAATGTGAATCATATGAAAGATGATGGATTCATGTCAATTTCTAATCAGTATAATACCATTCATAAATACGATATGGAAACACTGGAAGATACATCAGATGAACCAGTAAAACCGGAAAAGACTATTAAAAGAAAGCGAACAAGATGGAAGTCTGCAGCCTGTTTTTCCTGTGGTTCCAACATTCAACTAGTTCGAGCCCAATTAGATATATTGCGAGCCCGAAAAAATAAACTTCAAGAAGAAACTCAACTGCTACGCCTTAAGAAACAAAAACTTCAACTAGAACTACGTGCTATTAAACGAAAAGTACAGGATCTCAAAAAATGA